The DNA window GGGACCTCGAGTTGGCCGAGTTGCTGGACCGACTCAACTACGATGAGTATTGGGTGGGCGAACACCACTCGATGGGATGGAACACCATCGGTGCTCCCGAGTTGCTGATCGCCGCCGCCGCGCAACGTACGTCTCGGATCACGCTAGTGGCTCGTGTTTGAAGTCGTTTTACGGGTCGCTTTCTTGAGGATTTCCTCCGGGGTTTTGGTCCAGACGAATGGTGTGGCGCGGGTGTTCCAGCCGTTGATGAACGCACGGATTTTCGATGTCAGATCGGTGACGGAGGTGAAGACGCCGCGGCCGAGTGCTTGACGTTGGATGACCCCGAACCACACTTCGACGAGATTGAGCCACGACGCTGATGTCGGAGTGAAATGGACTGCGATGCGGGGGTTCTCGGCTAGCCAGGCTTTGACTTCGGGGGTCTTGTGGGTGGCGTAATTGTCGGCGATCAGGTGCAGCTCCTGGCTGGGGTAGGCCCGTGCGACCTGTTTGAGGAACGCCAGGTATTCGGTACTGCGGTGGCGCGGTTTGCAGGAGGCGGTGACCTTGCCGGTGGCGATATCGAGTGCTGCGAACAGTGTTGTGGTGCCATGTCGTTTGTAGTCGTGGGTGTGCCTCTCGACCGAACCGGGCTGCATCGGGAGCATCGGTTGGGTGCGGTCGAGGGCCTGGATCTGGGACTTTTCGTCCAGTGACAATACGATCGCGTTCTCGGGTGGATCGAGGTACAGACCGACGACATCGTGGACCTTGGCGACGAGCTCCGGGTCGGTGGAATATTTGAACGTCTCCGCCCGCCACGGCTGCACACCGTACTCACGCCAAGCGTTGGCTACAGCGTAGAAACTTATCCCGAGATGGTCGGCTAGCAACCTCGAACTCCAATGTGTGACACCGAGTTTCTTCGGTGGCGGCATCAACGTCGCTGTCACGATCGCCGAGTGATCGAGCGTCCGCGGCCGGCCCGATCGATGCAGGTCCGACAGGCCGTCGATGCCTCGTTCGCCGTACCGTCCACGCCAGGTGATCACCGTCGGACGCGAAACGCCGCACCTGCGTGCGATCTCCGAATTCGACACCCCATCGGCGGCGAGCAACACGATCCTCGCCCGCAACGCCAACCCTGCAGGCGCGGTCGGTGCCCGCAAGATCGCTTCGAGCTTGTCCCTGTCGCCGTCGATCAACCCGAGAGGTGCGATTCGCATCCCTCATTTTCGCATCCCGACACTGTCAAACCAATTCAAACACGCGACACTAGCGACGGGGGTCGCAA is part of the Rhodococcus sovatensis genome and encodes:
- a CDS encoding LLM class flavin-dependent oxidoreductase produces the protein MAARRIDFGVFMSPMHPPGEDLTLLYQRDLELAELLDRLNYDEYWVGEHHSMGWNTIGAPELLIAAAAQRTSRITLVARV
- a CDS encoding IS630 family transposase — its product is MRIAPLGLIDGDRDKLEAILRAPTAPAGLALRARIVLLAADGVSNSEIARRCGVSRPTVITWRGRYGERGIDGLSDLHRSGRPRTLDHSAIVTATLMPPPKKLGVTHWSSRLLADHLGISFYAVANAWREYGVQPWRAETFKYSTDPELVAKVHDVVGLYLDPPENAIVLSLDEKSQIQALDRTQPMLPMQPGSVERHTHDYKRHGTTTLFAALDIATGKVTASCKPRHRSTEYLAFLKQVARAYPSQELHLIADNYATHKTPEVKAWLAENPRIAVHFTPTSASWLNLVEVWFGVIQRQALGRGVFTSVTDLTSKIRAFINGWNTRATPFVWTKTPEEILKKATRKTTSNTSH